From the genome of Gemmatimonas phototrophica, one region includes:
- a CDS encoding ABC transporter permease — MPFFDAIRLALSTIRTQKLKSAFTLLGVCIGVMFLISVVSIVEGMGRYMEEDLIGKLIAVNTFELRHRPNINIGDVDEATWEEYRKRPRLDITDVAPATAPLPGDTRWYLYSEDMIMVSSSTSGKPRQVRGIAVQGAFFDIKKMGVTRGRLLSEQELDRGEKSVVIGPDAAERLFPGLDPLGRELKMGGVPYRVVGIAESQGKVFGMSFDNFVVASFRSPARRLLNSRPNIVDAVVIQSPNVLAMTENMELVRAAMRGQRQLRPAQKDNFSLQTADSALEFWNKIKGYLVLAGVALPAIGLVVGAIVIMNIMLVAVAERTREIGIRKALGAKRRDILLQFLIEASTLGTVGSAIGVALGIALAQLIAALSPLPASVAPWSIAVGVALGAGVGIISGVYPASRASRLDPIMALRQE, encoded by the coding sequence GTGCCGTTTTTTGATGCCATCCGATTGGCACTCAGCACCATCCGCACACAGAAGCTCAAGAGCGCCTTTACGCTGCTTGGCGTCTGCATCGGCGTCATGTTCCTCATCTCGGTCGTCTCCATCGTGGAAGGGATGGGGCGCTACATGGAAGAGGATCTGATAGGCAAGCTGATTGCCGTGAACACCTTTGAGTTGCGCCACCGTCCCAACATCAACATTGGCGATGTGGATGAGGCAACGTGGGAGGAGTACCGCAAGCGCCCGCGGCTTGACATCACCGATGTCGCACCGGCGACGGCGCCGCTGCCGGGCGACACGCGCTGGTATCTCTACAGCGAGGACATGATCATGGTCTCGTCGAGCACCAGCGGCAAACCGCGACAGGTGCGCGGGATTGCCGTTCAGGGGGCGTTCTTCGACATCAAGAAGATGGGTGTAACGCGCGGCCGCCTGCTCTCCGAACAGGAACTCGACCGTGGCGAGAAGTCGGTGGTCATTGGCCCCGACGCGGCCGAACGGCTGTTCCCCGGTCTTGACCCGCTGGGGCGTGAGCTCAAGATGGGCGGCGTGCCCTATCGCGTGGTCGGCATTGCGGAATCACAAGGCAAAGTCTTCGGCATGTCGTTCGACAACTTCGTGGTCGCCTCCTTCCGTTCTCCCGCCCGACGCTTGCTCAACTCGCGCCCCAACATCGTGGATGCCGTGGTGATTCAGAGCCCCAATGTCTTGGCGATGACCGAGAACATGGAACTGGTGCGCGCGGCCATGCGTGGGCAGCGCCAGCTGCGCCCCGCGCAGAAGGACAATTTCTCATTGCAGACCGCCGACTCCGCGCTGGAATTCTGGAACAAGATCAAGGGATACCTGGTGCTGGCTGGTGTCGCGCTTCCGGCCATCGGTCTGGTCGTGGGGGCCATTGTGATCATGAACATCATGCTGGTGGCCGTGGCCGAGCGGACGCGCGAGATCGGGATCCGCAAAGCGCTGGGAGCCAAGCGGCGTGACATTCTGCTGCAGTTCCTGATTGAGGCCTCAACGCTGGGTACGGTAGGTTCGGCCATTGGCGTGGCACTAGGCATTGCCCTGGCCCAACTCATTGCGGCGCTCTCGCCGTTGCCGGCCAGTGTGGCCCCCTGGTCCATTGCGGTGGGTGTGGCACTTGGCGCCGGCGTGGGGATCATCTCGGGCGTGTATCCGGCCAGCCGGGCCTCGCGCCTCGACCCCATCATGGCGTTGCGCCAGGAGTGA
- a CDS encoding ABC transporter permease, which translates to MRIVDGVLMALEGIGMALDAIRTNKVRAGLTIAGVAIGVFVVVAMGATVNGIQRSFQADLDEFGATSFQVRRRGVGINNCDGTDDTCPDRRNPAISLAEWQAIRDMPEVETATAWLFGQTNFDYRDRHVTNVGYDAQSTDWIKTDVADVSPGRSFSRAEHDAAAAVVIINDTLKNRLFGDSDPIGKQIAVEGKQFTVIGVFHTKAGFLKSLDGRGPDKPRAILPMMTAYRHLDVWRRGLLMMVKPKAGNDPLAVQDAVTELLRARRGLKPGQPNNFALVAQDRMLETFDQLFGAIFMVGLALSAVGLLVGGVGVVAIMMISVTERTREIGVRKALGATRGTILWQFLVEAATLTSIGAILGLLIGTGLAWLVRTYTPVPTAVPPSAIITAIAASIATGVVFGMLPALRASRLDPVEALRYE; encoded by the coding sequence ATGCGCATCGTAGACGGCGTGCTGATGGCGCTTGAGGGCATCGGGATGGCCTTGGATGCCATCCGCACCAACAAGGTACGGGCGGGGCTCACGATTGCCGGCGTGGCGATTGGCGTGTTCGTGGTGGTGGCCATGGGCGCCACCGTCAATGGCATCCAGCGCAGCTTTCAGGCCGATCTCGACGAGTTCGGCGCCACATCATTCCAGGTGCGCCGACGGGGGGTGGGGATCAACAACTGCGATGGCACCGACGATACCTGCCCCGATCGCCGCAACCCCGCCATTTCGCTCGCCGAATGGCAGGCCATTCGCGATATGCCCGAGGTGGAAACGGCTACCGCGTGGCTCTTCGGGCAAACCAACTTCGACTACCGCGATCGCCACGTGACCAACGTGGGCTACGACGCGCAGAGCACAGACTGGATCAAGACCGACGTCGCGGATGTCTCACCTGGACGGAGCTTTTCGCGCGCCGAACATGATGCGGCGGCGGCGGTGGTGATCATCAATGACACCCTTAAAAACCGTCTGTTCGGCGACTCCGATCCCATTGGCAAGCAGATTGCCGTGGAGGGCAAGCAGTTCACCGTCATTGGGGTGTTTCACACCAAGGCGGGCTTCCTGAAATCGCTCGACGGCCGTGGCCCCGACAAACCGCGGGCGATTTTGCCCATGATGACCGCCTACCGGCACCTGGACGTGTGGCGCCGCGGCCTGCTCATGATGGTCAAGCCGAAAGCCGGGAATGACCCGTTGGCCGTGCAGGATGCCGTCACAGAGCTTCTGAGGGCCCGGCGAGGGCTCAAACCGGGCCAGCCCAACAACTTCGCGTTGGTGGCGCAGGACCGCATGCTGGAGACATTCGACCAGCTGTTCGGGGCCATTTTCATGGTGGGGCTGGCGCTCTCGGCTGTGGGCCTGCTGGTGGGTGGGGTGGGCGTCGTGGCCATCATGATGATCTCGGTGACGGAGCGGACACGCGAGATTGGGGTGCGCAAGGCGCTCGGAGCCACGCGCGGCACCATTCTGTGGCAATTCCTGGTGGAGGCGGCCACGCTCACCTCAATCGGTGCCATCCTGGGGCTGCTCATCGGGACCGGGCTGGCCTGGCTGGTCCGCACCTATACGCCCGTGCCCACGGCCGTTCCACCGTCCGCCATCATCACCGCCATCGCTGCCAGCATTGCCACTGGTGTGGTCTTCGGCATGCTTCCGGCTCTCCGGGCGTCCCGACTCGATCCGGTGGAGGCGCTGCGCTACGAGTAG
- a CDS encoding ATP-binding cassette domain-containing protein → MGGEIVRALRGVDVAIRRNEYVAIMGPSGSGKSTLMNLIGCLDTPNEGEYWLNGMLVSDMSDDELARVRNKEIGFVFQTFNLLPRASALQNVELPLVYAGVSADERRKRATEALERVQLGQRIHHRPNELSGGQRQRVAIARALVNRPSILLADEPTGNLDSTTSEEIMRVFEELAQQGQTVVMVTHEPDIAAHARRVVVLRDGVLASDESREQFIARVGLTHASH, encoded by the coding sequence ATGGGTGGCGAAATCGTGCGCGCGCTCCGTGGCGTGGACGTGGCCATTCGCCGCAACGAGTACGTGGCCATCATGGGTCCGTCCGGCTCCGGCAAGTCCACGCTCATGAATCTCATCGGGTGTCTCGACACGCCCAACGAAGGCGAGTATTGGTTGAACGGGATGCTCGTCAGCGACATGAGCGACGATGAGCTGGCCCGGGTGCGCAACAAGGAAATCGGCTTCGTCTTTCAGACCTTCAACCTTTTGCCACGCGCCTCGGCGCTGCAGAATGTGGAGTTGCCCCTTGTCTACGCCGGCGTCTCGGCCGACGAGCGCCGCAAGCGCGCCACCGAAGCGCTCGAGCGCGTGCAGTTGGGGCAGCGCATTCATCACCGTCCCAATGAGCTGTCAGGTGGTCAGCGGCAGCGTGTCGCCATTGCGCGGGCGCTGGTGAACCGTCCGTCCATTCTGCTGGCCGACGAACCCACCGGAAATCTCGACTCCACCACCTCCGAAGAAATCATGCGCGTGTTCGAGGAGTTGGCACAGCAGGGACAAACCGTGGTGATGGTTACGCACGAGCCCGACATTGCGGCGCACGCGCGTCGCGTGGTGGTGCTGCGTGACGGTGTGCTCGCCAGTGATGAATCACGGGAACAGTTCATTGCGCGAGTCGGACTGACACACGCGTCACACTGA
- a CDS encoding ABC transporter permease: MSFLTTRLSAVTEGVRIALDAVRSNKVRAGLTILGIAVGVFVVVSMSAAVHGINESVAKDFASTGPTTFFVSRYPISFENCDGSENSCKWLRNPPLRSGEIAALRRLSTVEAVGERLDWSAKVRFRSQELPSAGVEGYSAEWTTISAPEVYPGRAFTQAEARTGARVAVISTLMAERLFGEVDPIGRTIAMNDVPFEVIGVFKDNSSFLSGGERPKAVVPVTALVRYIGARESNIGLAVKPRESVTPALQRDLAIDDVTATLRGLRGARPSQESSFAIITQDKLFETYNQIFGLFFLVMIALSGVGLIVGGVGVVAIMMISVTERTREIGVRKALGATRATILWQFLVEAATLTGIGGAIGLFVGWIGSLLIRNFTPINASIPPLAVVVALGASAVTGILFGMLPASRAARLDPVEALRYE; this comes from the coding sequence ATGTCGTTTCTGACCACGCGCCTGTCTGCCGTAACCGAAGGCGTACGTATTGCCCTCGACGCCGTGCGTTCGAACAAAGTGCGCGCGGGGCTGACCATTCTGGGCATCGCCGTCGGGGTGTTTGTGGTGGTCTCGATGTCCGCGGCCGTCCATGGCATCAACGAATCGGTGGCCAAGGATTTTGCCAGCACCGGCCCCACCACGTTTTTCGTGTCGCGCTATCCCATCAGTTTCGAGAACTGCGACGGCAGCGAAAACAGCTGCAAGTGGCTGCGAAACCCACCATTGCGGTCTGGGGAGATCGCAGCATTGCGCCGTTTGTCCACGGTGGAAGCCGTGGGGGAACGGCTTGACTGGAGTGCCAAGGTGCGTTTCCGCAGCCAGGAACTGCCATCGGCCGGAGTGGAAGGGTACTCCGCGGAATGGACCACGATCAGCGCCCCCGAAGTGTATCCTGGTCGAGCCTTCACACAGGCAGAGGCACGGACCGGCGCGCGGGTGGCGGTGATCTCAACGCTCATGGCCGAACGCCTGTTTGGGGAAGTAGACCCGATTGGGCGGACGATTGCCATGAATGACGTGCCGTTCGAAGTCATTGGCGTTTTCAAGGACAATAGCAGTTTCCTCTCGGGCGGTGAGCGACCCAAGGCCGTCGTGCCGGTGACGGCGCTCGTGCGGTACATCGGCGCCCGGGAGAGCAACATTGGCCTGGCCGTGAAGCCGCGAGAGAGCGTCACCCCTGCCCTGCAGCGCGATCTCGCGATCGATGATGTCACCGCCACCCTGCGGGGGCTGCGAGGAGCGAGGCCGTCTCAGGAATCGAGCTTTGCCATCATCACGCAGGACAAGTTGTTCGAGACCTACAACCAGATCTTCGGGCTCTTCTTTCTCGTGATGATTGCGCTGTCCGGGGTCGGGCTCATCGTGGGTGGTGTCGGCGTAGTGGCCATCATGATGATCTCGGTTACCGAACGCACGCGGGAGATTGGCGTACGCAAGGCGCTGGGCGCCACGCGCGCCACCATTCTCTGGCAGTTTCTGGTGGAGGCGGCCACGCTCACGGGAATCGGTGGGGCGATTGGTCTCTTTGTGGGATGGATTGGCTCTCTCCTCATTCGCAACTTCACGCCCATCAACGCCAGCATCCCACCGCTCGCGGTCGTGGTCGCCCTCGGGGCCAGCGCCGTCACGGGCATCCTGTTCGGCATGCTCCCGGCCAGCCGGGCGGCCCGACTCGATCCCGTTGAAGCACTGCGTTACGAATAG
- a CDS encoding ABC transporter permease, translating into MRFTDILGMALGQLRVNLLRTAFTLLGIVVSVGFLVAVVAIIQGMNAYVKENIAEAMIGMNTFQVRRLPISLGLFTDDQFRLLQRRPRIDARDADAVQQALPDALAIGLTSGWPTPRADLVWRNRTLGSVLVFGVTSGYQTVQDYRFTSGRPLSDVDVRERRNVIVVGADVAKDLFDNGNAVDQEVRLGGQRFTVIGTVAPKGRVLGQSFDAFVMIPIPAFEGIYGKRQSTTVSVKMREAEEVGPAMARAQEAMRISRQLRPSERDDFDIGTGEAFIAFWKQLTKVLFAVVPAVVAIGILVGGIVIMNIMLMAVTERTREIGIRKAVGATSRDVRRQFLAESVALAVTGGILGVASGWGLALLVATFSPLPARVTPWSVVLALALGASIGVLFGVYPASRAARLDPITAMRAET; encoded by the coding sequence ATGCGCTTCACCGACATCCTTGGCATGGCCCTCGGCCAACTCCGTGTGAACCTGCTGCGCACCGCATTCACACTGCTGGGTATCGTTGTGTCGGTGGGATTCCTGGTGGCCGTGGTGGCCATCATTCAAGGGATGAATGCGTATGTGAAGGAGAACATCGCCGAGGCGATGATCGGCATGAACACCTTTCAGGTGCGTCGCCTGCCCATCAGCCTCGGACTCTTCACCGACGATCAGTTCCGCCTGTTGCAGCGCCGCCCGCGCATTGATGCCCGTGACGCCGATGCGGTGCAGCAGGCGCTGCCAGATGCACTGGCCATTGGTCTCACGTCAGGGTGGCCCACGCCGCGGGCGGATCTGGTGTGGCGTAATCGCACGTTGGGATCGGTGCTCGTCTTTGGCGTGACCAGCGGGTACCAGACCGTTCAGGATTACCGGTTTACCAGTGGCCGTCCGCTCAGCGACGTGGATGTGCGTGAGCGCCGCAATGTGATTGTCGTGGGCGCCGATGTGGCCAAGGACCTGTTCGACAATGGCAATGCCGTGGATCAGGAGGTCCGCTTGGGCGGTCAGCGGTTCACGGTCATTGGCACTGTGGCCCCCAAGGGGCGCGTGTTGGGACAGTCGTTCGACGCCTTTGTCATGATTCCCATTCCCGCCTTCGAAGGCATTTACGGGAAGCGGCAATCGACCACCGTGTCCGTGAAGATGCGTGAGGCGGAAGAAGTGGGGCCGGCGATGGCTCGCGCCCAGGAGGCGATGCGCATTTCGCGGCAGCTTCGGCCATCCGAACGCGATGACTTTGATATCGGCACCGGCGAAGCCTTCATTGCCTTCTGGAAACAGCTGACCAAGGTGCTTTTTGCCGTGGTTCCCGCCGTCGTGGCCATTGGCATTCTGGTCGGTGGTATCGTGATCATGAATATCATGCTCATGGCAGTCACCGAGCGCACCCGGGAAATTGGCATTCGCAAAGCGGTGGGAGCAACCTCGCGCGACGTGCGACGGCAGTTTCTGGCCGAATCGGTGGCCCTCGCGGTGACCGGCGGAATCCTCGGCGTGGCGTCGGGGTGGGGGCTGGCGCTGCTCGTGGCCACCTTCAGCCCGTTACCAGCGCGGGTCACACCGTGGAGTGTGGTTTTGGCCCTCGCGCTGGGGGCAAGCATTGGCGTGCTTTTTGGGGTATACCCGGCGTCACGCGCGGCACGATTGGACCCCATCACCGCCATGCGCGCGGAAACCTGA
- a CDS encoding ABC transporter permease, protein MNRLLLVLEGVGMALEAIRGNKVRAALTIAGVAIGVFVVVAMGAVVNGIKASFQKDLEEIGATTFIVQRRGSGISACDGTDEKCPDRRNPPITIGEWEMIRRLPGVQEVVGTQGGQGNFAYRNSRVDNVGYDAYSVEWPAVNASDIAPGRNFTRSEENSGQPVVLVNDTLKAQLFGDSEPIGKQITISGRQFTVVGVYTPRAGFLRSLEGRGPETPRAIVPLTTAIRTLDAFRGSLTLFVRPAATATQSEVMDEVLAAMRARRGLKPGDRNDFYLVEQDRIMDTFNQLFGAIFAVGLALSAVALLVGGVGVVAIMMISVTERTREIGVRKALGATAGTIRWQFLVEAATLTSIGALIGLAIGALLAWVIRSNTSIPAELPTSIVVTALLASAVTGVAFGMLPAVKASNLDPVEALRYE, encoded by the coding sequence ATGAATCGTTTGCTCCTCGTGCTCGAAGGCGTGGGCATGGCGCTCGAGGCCATTCGTGGCAACAAGGTCCGTGCCGCACTGACCATTGCCGGTGTCGCCATCGGCGTGTTTGTGGTGGTGGCCATGGGCGCCGTGGTGAATGGGATCAAGGCCTCGTTCCAGAAGGATCTGGAGGAAATCGGCGCCACCACGTTCATCGTGCAGCGCCGAGGCAGCGGAATTTCTGCCTGCGACGGCACCGATGAAAAGTGCCCGGACCGTCGGAACCCGCCCATCACCATTGGCGAATGGGAGATGATTCGTCGCCTCCCCGGCGTGCAGGAGGTCGTAGGCACGCAGGGGGGTCAGGGCAACTTTGCGTATCGCAACAGCCGCGTGGACAACGTGGGCTACGATGCCTACAGCGTGGAATGGCCGGCGGTGAATGCCTCGGATATCGCCCCGGGGCGCAACTTCACACGCAGCGAAGAGAACAGCGGCCAGCCTGTTGTGCTGGTCAACGATACGCTCAAGGCGCAGCTGTTCGGGGACTCCGAACCCATTGGCAAACAAATCACGATCAGTGGTCGCCAGTTCACGGTTGTAGGTGTCTACACGCCTCGCGCCGGCTTCCTGCGTTCACTTGAAGGACGCGGCCCGGAGACCCCACGCGCCATTGTCCCGCTCACCACCGCCATTCGAACCCTCGACGCGTTCCGTGGCAGCCTTACGCTGTTTGTTCGTCCGGCGGCGACCGCCACCCAGTCGGAAGTCATGGATGAAGTTCTGGCCGCCATGCGGGCCCGCCGTGGTCTCAAGCCTGGCGATCGCAACGACTTCTATTTGGTCGAGCAAGACCGCATCATGGACACCTTCAACCAGCTCTTTGGCGCCATCTTCGCGGTCGGTCTCGCGCTCTCCGCGGTCGCGCTGCTGGTGGGCGGTGTGGGCGTGGTCGCCATCATGATGATCTCCGTCACGGAACGCACGCGGGAGATTGGCGTGCGCAAGGCCTTGGGCGCCACCGCCGGAACCATCCGCTGGCAGTTTCTGGTGGAGGCCGCCACGCTGACCAGCATTGGCGCGCTGATTGGCCTCGCGATTGGCGCGTTGCTGGCCTGGGTCATTCGCAGCAACACCAGTATTCCGGCGGAACTCCCCACGAGCATTGTGGTGACCGCGCTGTTGGCGAGTGCCGTCACGGGCGTGGCGTTCGGCATGCTGCCGGCCGTCAAGGCGTCGAACCTCGACCCCGTCGAAGCCCTGCGTTACGAGTAG
- a CDS encoding ABC transporter permease, with translation MNFFEAVRLALGTIRVQKLKSFFTLIGVTIGVMFLIAVVSIVEGMSKYVENDFAGKLFGVNTFTLRRWNDFNTDDNLDWREIQRRPRIFPYEAQIVREVLPPGSISAVASETFLNANSPFARPRQVQAVATEASYFTIKKFNVERGRAFGMQEVNVGARVLVIGVDVAEHFFSGLDPVGRELRIAGVPYEVIGVIEKQGTVFGFSLDRLAIAPYTSPLLRTIRPRGDIESLVVQAPSAPLVTDGMDATREVLRSARRLPPGKKDNFALETQDEAMAFFDGIKSKMVIFGTALPAIGLVVGAMVIMNIMLVAVAERTREIGVRKALGARKRDIMSQFLVESATLSVVGAAIGIGLGIGLAAVIEAFTPLPAAVAPWSVVLALVVGAGVGIAAGIYPASRAARLDPIVALRTE, from the coding sequence ATGAATTTCTTCGAAGCCGTTCGCCTCGCCCTTGGCACCATTCGGGTGCAGAAGCTCAAGAGCTTCTTCACCCTCATTGGTGTCACCATCGGCGTCATGTTTCTGATTGCCGTTGTCTCCATTGTGGAGGGGATGAGCAAATACGTCGAGAACGACTTCGCCGGCAAACTGTTCGGCGTGAACACCTTCACGCTGCGGCGGTGGAATGACTTCAACACCGACGACAATCTCGACTGGCGTGAGATCCAGCGACGTCCGCGGATCTTCCCGTACGAGGCGCAGATTGTACGCGAAGTCTTGCCGCCCGGCAGCATCTCCGCCGTGGCCAGTGAAACGTTCCTCAATGCCAACAGTCCGTTTGCGCGGCCCCGTCAGGTGCAGGCCGTTGCCACGGAAGCGTCCTATTTCACGATCAAGAAATTCAACGTGGAGCGTGGGCGCGCCTTCGGGATGCAGGAAGTGAATGTCGGCGCCCGGGTGCTGGTCATCGGCGTGGATGTCGCCGAGCACTTTTTCAGCGGGCTCGATCCGGTGGGGCGGGAATTGCGCATTGCCGGTGTGCCGTACGAAGTCATCGGCGTGATCGAGAAACAGGGCACGGTCTTCGGCTTCTCGCTCGATCGTCTGGCCATCGCGCCCTATACCAGTCCCCTGCTGCGTACCATCCGCCCTCGAGGGGACATTGAATCGCTGGTGGTGCAGGCGCCCTCGGCGCCCTTGGTCACCGACGGCATGGATGCCACCCGCGAAGTGCTGCGTTCGGCGCGTCGGTTACCACCGGGCAAGAAGGACAACTTTGCCCTTGAGACGCAGGATGAGGCGATGGCGTTCTTTGACGGCATTAAATCCAAAATGGTGATTTTCGGAACGGCGCTTCCCGCCATCGGGCTGGTGGTCGGTGCCATGGTCATCATGAACATCATGCTGGTCGCCGTCGCGGAGCGCACGCGCGAGATCGGCGTTCGCAAAGCGCTCGGAGCGCGGAAGCGCGATATCATGTCGCAGTTTCTGGTGGAATCGGCCACGCTGAGTGTTGTCGGCGCGGCCATTGGCATTGGGCTGGGCATTGGACTGGCCGCGGTCATCGAGGCATTCACCCCGTTGCCGGCGGCGGTGGCGCCATGGTCGGTTGTCCTCGCGCTGGTGGTCGGCGCGGGCGTGGGAATCGCCGCCGGGATTTATCCCGCCAGCCGCGCGGCGCGGCTGGATCCCATTGTCGCCCTGCGGACGGAGTAG
- a CDS encoding ABC transporter permease — MKTRDAVLLALAQLRVQKLKSAFTLLGVTIGVMFLIAVVSIVEGMGKYVEEDFAARLIGTNTFTLRRFDNVGPGGNRGFDARAAQRRPLLRMTDIDAVRASLPATMNATVASETFKYASAPGARPRQVQSVAADANYFAIKKFAVTAGRAFTEQEVRAGSPVLVIGVEVAEHFFPGLSPLNRTLRVSGVPFTVIGVIEKQGSVFGFSLDRLAIAPNTSPMQRIIRPARDVGSLIVQAPTQADLAEGIETARSALRAFRGLRAGEPDNFGLVTQDAAFGFIKQLKGRLVLFGTALPAISLVVGAMVIMNIMLVAVAERTREIGVRKALGAKRNDILSQFLVEAATLSTIGAAIGIGLGIGLAELVAALTPLPAAVAPWSIVAALVTGAGVGIGAGLYPASRASKLDPITALRSE, encoded by the coding sequence GTGAAAACTCGCGACGCGGTCCTCCTTGCCCTTGCCCAGCTTCGTGTTCAGAAGCTGAAGAGCGCCTTTACCCTGCTCGGGGTCACCATCGGTGTGATGTTCCTCATCGCCGTGGTGTCCATCGTGGAGGGTATGGGGAAGTACGTTGAAGAAGATTTTGCGGCACGCCTCATTGGCACCAACACCTTCACGTTGCGACGATTCGACAACGTGGGACCGGGTGGCAATCGCGGCTTTGACGCGCGGGCTGCGCAGCGGCGCCCGCTCTTGCGCATGACCGACATTGACGCGGTACGCGCATCGCTGCCGGCCACGATGAACGCGACGGTGGCCAGTGAGACGTTCAAGTACGCCTCGGCTCCGGGAGCACGGCCACGACAGGTGCAGTCTGTAGCGGCCGATGCCAACTATTTCGCCATCAAGAAATTTGCGGTGACCGCGGGGCGCGCGTTTACCGAACAGGAAGTGCGAGCAGGATCGCCCGTCCTTGTGATTGGCGTGGAGGTCGCGGAGCACTTCTTCCCGGGGCTGAGTCCGCTCAACCGCACGCTGCGCGTGTCAGGGGTGCCGTTCACGGTGATCGGCGTCATTGAGAAGCAGGGGTCGGTTTTTGGCTTCTCGCTCGATAGACTGGCGATTGCGCCCAACACGTCGCCCATGCAGCGCATCATCCGACCGGCTCGCGATGTCGGTTCACTCATTGTGCAAGCGCCGACGCAAGCCGACCTCGCCGAAGGGATCGAAACGGCCCGCAGCGCGTTGCGGGCCTTCCGCGGGCTTCGCGCCGGAGAGCCAGACAATTTTGGTCTCGTGACCCAGGACGCAGCCTTCGGCTTCATCAAGCAGCTCAAAGGGCGCCTCGTATTGTTCGGGACCGCGCTGCCCGCCATCAGTCTGGTCGTGGGCGCCATGGTCATCATGAACATCATGCTCGTCGCCGTGGCCGAACGCACCCGGGAAATCGGCGTCCGCAAAGCCCTCGGGGCCAAGCGCAACGACATCCTCTCGCAGTTTCTGGTGGAGGCGGCCACGCTCAGCACCATTGGCGCCGCGATTGGCATTGGCTTGGGAATTGGGTTGGCCGAGTTGGTGGCGGCCCTTACCCCGTTGCCGGCCGCCGTCGCCCCGTGGTCCATTGTGGCCGCGCTCGTGACGGGCGCGGGGGTGGGCATTGGCGCTGGTCTGTATCCGGCCAGCCGCGCCTCCAAGCTCGATCCCATTACCGCGTTGCGGTCGGAGTAG
- a CDS encoding efflux RND transporter periplasmic adaptor subunit, whose amino-acid sequence MTKTAKYVIAVVVVSSIAGLGVVAAKRNKTKAVDVRVEAVEARDLVASVTASGQIEPRTKVDVSADVTGKIVRLVVKEGDLVKKGQLLLQIDPEQATAALQRSEASLASARAQSAQARANLIQAQRNYERSAAIQKQSPNLVSEEQLEQLRTQMEVNKALAEAASFSVEQSVATVRDARQALSRTTITAPMSGKITRLNVEEGETAIMGTLNRADATLLTISDMSVLETTVKVDETDVARISVGDSALIQIDAFPDTAFVGRVVEISNSSVTRATTAGASGDQAIDYEVRVELTNPPVDTRPDFSATAKIVTATRTKVLSIPIIALTVRENEDLPAGDSAVTVGRQPTKQVGKRDVEGVFIVGTDNMVTFRPVKVGIAGERHFEVLDGLKVGEKIVAGTYQAIRELKDGALVKPNTPDEKKPGAEKKS is encoded by the coding sequence ATGACCAAAACAGCTAAATACGTCATCGCCGTCGTCGTCGTTTCCAGTATCGCCGGTCTCGGCGTGGTGGCCGCCAAACGGAACAAGACCAAGGCCGTCGATGTCCGGGTGGAAGCGGTCGAGGCGCGCGATCTGGTGGCGTCGGTCACCGCAAGCGGACAGATCGAGCCGCGGACCAAGGTGGATGTCTCTGCTGATGTGACCGGCAAAATCGTACGCCTCGTCGTGAAGGAAGGCGATCTGGTGAAAAAGGGGCAGCTGCTCCTGCAGATCGACCCGGAACAGGCGACCGCCGCCCTCCAGCGCTCGGAAGCGTCGCTGGCGTCGGCGCGGGCGCAGTCGGCGCAGGCCCGCGCCAACCTCATTCAGGCCCAGCGCAACTACGAGCGGTCGGCGGCCATCCAGAAGCAGTCGCCCAACCTGGTCAGTGAAGAGCAGCTGGAGCAGTTGCGTACGCAGATGGAAGTCAACAAGGCGTTGGCCGAAGCGGCCAGCTTCTCGGTGGAGCAGTCCGTGGCCACGGTTCGTGATGCCCGGCAGGCGCTGAGCCGCACCACCATCACGGCCCCTATGAGTGGCAAGATCACGCGCCTCAACGTCGAAGAAGGCGAAACCGCCATCATGGGTACGTTGAATCGCGCCGACGCCACGCTGCTCACCATCAGCGACATGAGCGTTCTGGAAACCACGGTGAAGGTGGACGAAACCGATGTGGCCCGCATCAGCGTGGGCGACTCCGCGCTCATCCAGATTGACGCCTTTCCCGACACGGCGTTCGTCGGTCGGGTCGTCGAGATCTCCAACAGCTCGGTCACGAGAGCGACCACGGCTGGCGCGAGCGGCGATCAAGCCATCGACTACGAAGTCCGTGTCGAACTCACCAATCCGCCCGTGGATACGCGCCCTGACTTCTCGGCAACCGCCAAGATTGTCACCGCCACCCGGACGAAGGTGCTGAGCATCCCGATCATTGCGCTGACCGTCCGCGAGAACGAAGACCTTCCCGCTGGGGACTCGGCGGTCACGGTGGGTCGCCAGCCCACCAAGCAGGTTGGCAAGCGCGACGTGGAAGGCGTGTTCATCGTGGGCACGGACAACATGGTCACGTTCCGTCCCGTCAAGGTGGGCATTGCCGGCGAGCGCCACTTCGAGGTGCTCGACGGCCTCAAGGTGGGCGAAAAGATCGTGGCCGGCACCTACCAGGCCATTCGCGAACTCAAGGACGGCGCCCTCGTGAAGCCCAATACGCCCGACGAGAAGAAGCCGGGAGCGGAGAAGAAGTCGTGA